One part of the Engraulis encrasicolus isolate BLACKSEA-1 chromosome 17, IST_EnEncr_1.0, whole genome shotgun sequence genome encodes these proteins:
- the pts gene encoding 6-pyruvoyl tetrahydrobiopterin synthase — translation MAGMVNDSQCLPERIAYITRVQSFSACHRLHSKALSDEENKRIFGKCNNPNGHGHNYKVEVTVRGKIDIRTGMVMNLTDLKQYIEKAIMEPLDHKNLDKDVPYFADVVSTTENLAVFIWDGLAKLLPPNLLYEVKVHETDKNIVVYRGE, via the exons ATGGCGGGGATGGTAAATGACTCACAATGTTTACCAGAGCGCATTGCTTACATCACTCGCGTGCAGAGCTTCAGCGCCTGTCATCGTTTGCATAG TAAAGCACTATCGGATGAAGAAAACAAGAGAATATTTGGCAAATGCAACAACCCAAATGGCCATGGCCACAACTACAAAG TGGAAGTCACCGTCCGAGGGAAG ATTGATATAAGAACGGGAATGGTGATGAATCTAACAGATCTCAAGCAGTACATTGAG AAAGCGATCATGGAGCCACTTGACCATAAAAACCTGGATAAAGACGTGCCTTACTTTGCTGATGTGGTCAG cACTACTGAAAACCTGGCTGTGTTCATCTGGGACGGACTGGCCAAGCTTCTCCCCCCCAACCTCCTCTACGAGGTCAAAGTGCACGAGACCGACAAAAACATAGTCGTGTACCGTggcgagtag
- the rcvrnb gene encoding recoverin b, protein MGNAKSCVLSKEVLEELKLNTRYTEEQLFSWYQTFLRDCPSGRISRQKFESIYASFFPDADPKAYAQHVFRSFDQNSDGTLDFKEYIVALHMTSSGKTAEKLEWAFALYDLDRNGSITKNEILEIVRSIFNMISQEDQITLPEDENTPEKRADKIWDFFGKQENDEITEGEFIQGVMNNKDILRLIQFDEPQKVQDRLKEKQQ, encoded by the exons ATGGGGAACGCGAAGAGCTGTGTCCTTTCTAAGGAGGTTCTGGAGGAACTGAAGCTAAACACCAG GTACACAGAGGAGCAGCTGTTCTCCTGGTATCAGACGTTTCTGCGTGACTGCCCCTCGGGCCGCATCAGCCGCCAGAAGTTTGAAAGCATCTATGCCAGCTTCTTCCCTGATGCTGACCCCAAG gCCTACGCGCAGCACGTGTTCCGGAGCTTCGACCAGAACAGTGACGGCACACTGGACTTCAAGGAGTACATCGTGGCGCTGCACATGACCTCGTCAGGCAAGACCGCCGAGAAGCTGGAGTGGGCCTTCGCTCTATACGACCTGGACCGCAACGGGAGCATTACCAAGAACGAAATCCTGGAGATCGTCAGG TCAATATTCAATATGATCTCCCAAGAAGACCAGATTACCCTGCCTGAGGATGAAAATACCCCCGAGAAAAGAGCAGACAAAATCTGGGACTTCTTTGGAAAGCAGGAAAATG ATGAGATAACGGAGGGGGAGTTCATCCAGGGTGTGATGAACAACAAGGACATCCTGAGGCTGATCCAGTTTGACGAGCCACAGAAGGTTCAGGACCGGCTGAAAGAGAAGcagcaata G